From the Candidatus Dadabacteria bacterium genome, one window contains:
- a CDS encoding acyl--CoA ligase: protein MRNYCEILYSNLERNPRGAAVWYQGEIYSYARLCGFVDGFSSFLSNLGVSRGDKVCVFLPNSLSLAVSVFSIARLGAACVPVDSACGTEEMRHYLEFLHPALIVTDESIAHTVNAVSGGITTVCVTRDNFLGDAPADPPGNRPSEKAIYLFSTGSTGKPKCVARSHANMIALARNHTATINWDSGDRILFSIPISHTYGFGNFVSAVSVGACCYFLPRFTRKEVLGVLEEEQITIFPAVPFMLEPLARSVSRGDYDFPRLKHVISAGAPLPEETFFSFHRAFGVYPRQLYGSSETGVMAINIAENMEEKRLSVGVPVENVVIRVVSETGGEFPVGQIGEIIIRSPSMTDGYVDFPEETERVFVDGFYHTGDLGMFDGDGYLFIRGRKKLFINISGNKVDPFEVENLLMTHGGITEAAVIGAPGAGGREEVKAFIVADGLTRREVVSFCRGKISDYKIPAKMEFVDALPRSPAGKVLRERLK from the coding sequence ATGAGAAACTACTGCGAAATACTTTATTCAAACCTGGAGCGAAATCCCCGGGGAGCGGCCGTCTGGTATCAAGGAGAAATCTACAGCTACGCGCGGCTCTGCGGCTTTGTTGACGGCTTTTCCTCGTTTCTTTCCAACCTGGGGGTGTCACGGGGGGATAAGGTATGCGTCTTCCTTCCCAATTCACTTTCCCTTGCCGTATCCGTTTTCTCGATAGCGAGACTTGGAGCTGCCTGCGTTCCAGTTGACAGCGCATGCGGAACCGAGGAGATGAGGCACTATCTTGAGTTCTTGCATCCGGCCCTGATCGTTACGGACGAATCTATTGCGCATACCGTGAACGCCGTTTCCGGAGGCATAACCACCGTTTGCGTGACCCGGGACAACTTTCTTGGCGACGCTCCCGCGGATCCGCCAGGAAACCGTCCTTCGGAGAAAGCCATCTACCTTTTTTCCACTGGCTCAACCGGAAAGCCCAAGTGTGTTGCGAGAAGCCACGCCAACATGATCGCCCTTGCCCGGAATCACACGGCTACCATAAACTGGGATAGCGGGGACAGGATTCTTTTTTCGATTCCGATATCGCATACCTATGGCTTTGGGAACTTCGTAAGCGCCGTAAGCGTCGGGGCGTGCTGCTATTTCCTTCCGAGGTTTACCAGAAAAGAGGTCCTCGGCGTGCTTGAAGAAGAACAGATAACGATCTTTCCCGCCGTTCCGTTCATGCTAGAGCCCCTCGCTCGAAGCGTGAGCCGTGGGGATTATGATTTCCCGCGGCTAAAGCACGTTATTTCCGCCGGGGCCCCCCTGCCCGAAGAAACCTTTTTTTCCTTCCACCGGGCTTTCGGCGTCTATCCCCGCCAGCTCTACGGTTCCTCCGAGACCGGGGTGATGGCAATTAATATCGCGGAGAACATGGAGGAGAAGCGTCTTTCAGTCGGAGTACCGGTTGAAAACGTCGTTATAAGGGTGGTCTCGGAAACCGGGGGCGAATTTCCGGTCGGGCAGATCGGCGAGATAATAATAAGGAGCCCTTCCATGACAGACGGCTACGTTGATTTTCCGGAAGAGACCGAGAGGGTTTTTGTCGACGGTTTTTACCACACCGGGGACCTCGGAATGTTCGACGGCGACGGGTATCTTTTCATTCGCGGAAGAAAGAAGCTTTTCATCAATATCTCTGGGAACAAGGTTGACCCGTTCGAGGTTGAAAACCTGCTTATGACTCACGGGGGAATAACGGAAGCTGCGGTGATAGGAGCCCCTGGAGCCGGGGGCAGGGAAGAGGTAAAGGCCTTTATCGTCGCGGACGGACTCACGAGGCGGGAAGTTGTCAGCTTCTGCAGGGGGAAAATTTCCGACTACAAGATTCCCGCGAAGATGGAATTCGTAGACGCACTTCCGAGAAGCCCTGCGGGCAAGGTATTGAGGGAGAGACTTAAGTGA
- a CDS encoding AAA family ATPase, with product MNGWKNLYRLRLNEYRAVYHVDEKSKTVTLLLIEHRSKVYDLLGHDPAKNQPTSRIIADEQAQKLLERIPSQEEFAKAYEQTLNEQPSVNSEDADSAPLPSEFNDELLDSLNIPLNYRQPLLNCKTREELLFCGIPDKLLEKIIDSLWPPRIEEVANAPKRELGSIEALEELAGGSRPLESFLLVLDETQKPLANRFKTDDVKGPWIVKGGPGSGKSTVVLHCIMNLLWNYRSQFDFERRPLRILLTTYTKSLVRASQQLIGFMGGEKFRKQVEIVHVDELVKKHLPSTWTLRPIFYSSRNPEINNLLSNAIRICQTKDKSFPFDENDKEFLFEEVDNLIGGNEILDAEQYASFERIGMGRRLGRNQRKHVWSFWEVFQKELTSKNLCTRSQRFAAALKNSKPIYDYVFIDEAQDILPIALRMCLKLVSNSKNVFVTADRNQSIYNSGFSWKRVQEDLDFRGRSTIFQRNYRTTREIMDAIRHILDTDKQIDDETLNEQHVLQGEMPDLSYTSEEQESKILKEWIPRSLLEERVGLGCAAVLCPTNAYCEKIADALPSKFNAVAMKPAEVDLTHRGIKVMTMHAAKGLQFPVVAVVGLKRNEMPWKVRSGSDEDQSESDQKLRRTFFVACSRAMRRLLVVGNQSQPSPFLEGFDEENWNILSEL from the coding sequence TTGAACGGATGGAAAAATCTTTACCGATTGCGCCTGAATGAGTATAGAGCTGTCTATCACGTTGATGAGAAATCTAAAACGGTCACGCTTCTACTTATTGAACATCGTAGTAAGGTGTACGACCTGCTGGGACACGACCCAGCCAAAAATCAGCCAACCAGCCGGATAATCGCTGATGAGCAAGCTCAGAAGCTCCTTGAACGCATACCCAGCCAAGAGGAGTTCGCAAAAGCCTACGAGCAAACACTAAATGAACAACCGTCTGTAAACTCTGAAGATGCTGATTCGGCTCCACTTCCAAGTGAGTTCAACGATGAATTACTTGACTCGCTTAATATTCCTTTGAACTATCGACAGCCTTTATTAAATTGCAAGACTAGAGAAGAGCTACTTTTCTGTGGTATTCCAGACAAGCTTCTCGAAAAAATCATTGATTCGCTCTGGCCACCACGTATAGAAGAGGTAGCAAATGCTCCCAAGAGAGAACTAGGCTCGATCGAAGCGCTTGAGGAACTAGCTGGAGGCTCCCGTCCTCTTGAATCTTTTCTGCTAGTTCTTGATGAAACCCAAAAACCGCTTGCAAACAGATTCAAAACTGACGACGTCAAAGGACCATGGATAGTTAAGGGCGGACCCGGGTCTGGGAAATCAACAGTGGTGCTCCACTGTATCATGAACCTGCTATGGAATTATCGAAGCCAGTTTGACTTTGAACGGAGACCCCTTCGCATTCTGCTGACTACCTATACTAAGTCTCTTGTCAGAGCGTCACAACAGTTAATTGGCTTCATGGGCGGAGAAAAATTTAGAAAGCAGGTAGAGATTGTACACGTAGACGAACTCGTAAAAAAACATCTGCCGTCAACTTGGACCTTAAGACCGATTTTTTATTCCTCAAGAAATCCCGAGATCAATAATCTTCTGAGTAATGCAATCAGAATCTGTCAAACCAAGGACAAATCATTTCCCTTTGATGAAAACGATAAAGAGTTTCTGTTTGAAGAAGTAGATAATTTGATAGGCGGCAATGAAATCCTTGATGCTGAGCAATATGCTTCATTTGAGCGAATCGGAATGGGCCGAAGACTTGGAAGGAATCAACGCAAACATGTATGGAGTTTCTGGGAAGTTTTTCAAAAAGAATTGACGAGTAAAAATCTCTGCACTCGGTCTCAACGCTTTGCTGCAGCGTTAAAGAATTCAAAACCGATTTACGACTATGTTTTCATAGACGAAGCTCAAGACATTCTTCCCATTGCATTGCGGATGTGTCTTAAACTAGTTAGCAACTCGAAAAATGTTTTCGTAACTGCTGATCGCAACCAGTCTATATATAACTCGGGATTTTCCTGGAAGCGCGTTCAGGAAGATCTTGACTTCCGGGGACGCTCGACGATCTTTCAACGCAATTATCGCACGACACGTGAAATTATGGATGCTATACGCCATATCCTTGATACTGATAAACAAATAGATGATGAAACACTGAACGAACAACATGTTCTCCAAGGAGAAATGCCCGATCTTTCCTATACCTCCGAAGAACAAGAATCTAAAATACTCAAAGAATGGATCCCTCGTTCTCTTCTTGAAGAACGAGTCGGCCTCGGATGTGCAGCGGTTCTGTGCCCAACAAACGCATACTGTGAGAAAATAGCTGACGCACTTCCTAGCAAATTCAACGCAGTAGCTATGAAACCCGCTGAGGTAGATCTTACCCATAGGGGAATAAAGGTGATGACTATGCATGCTGCGAAAGGACTCCAGTTCCCTGTTGTCGCCGTAGTAGGACTTAAAAGAAACGAGATGCCTTGGAAAGTAAGAAGTGGTAGCGATGAAGATCAATCGGAAAGT
- a CDS encoding acyl carrier protein has translation MSARKEILGEKIRRLVIGKFNLDIEPQDISAEQSLIELGVGVDSVSTLEFIMELEEELGVSIDESEVNLGVLETVESLSEFIISIGSVGKDRT, from the coding sequence GTGAGCGCGCGGAAAGAAATTCTGGGAGAGAAAATAAGGCGGCTTGTCATCGGCAAGTTCAATCTTGACATTGAGCCTCAGGATATATCGGCCGAGCAGTCGCTGATTGAACTCGGAGTCGGCGTTGATTCTGTGTCAACCCTTGAGTTCATTATGGAGCTTGAAGAGGAACTAGGAGTTTCCATTGACGAATCCGAAGTCAACCTCGGGGTTCTTGAGACTGTTGAGAGCCTTTCTGAATTTATAATATCAATCGGGTCTGTTGGTAAGGACAGAACTTAG
- a CDS encoding tryptophan synthase subunit alpha translates to MGRIKEKFRELREKNKAALICYVTAGDPDIDLTEQIIDHLEASSVDMVEIGIPFSDPMADGPVIQAASERALANSTSLSDVLSLVKRIRSRSDIPVILFGYYNPFFSYGTERFARDAREAGADGVLVVDLPPEEAGELNVHVEQEGLDRIFLLAPTSTEERIEMVSQNASGFIYVVSVTGVTGARPDMDYDLEDLVERIKHRSELPVGVGFGVSSARQAAAIASFSDAVIVGSALVRIIESGGEGRQEMLGRISSFTEELSAACYR, encoded by the coding sequence ATGGGAAGGATAAAGGAAAAATTCCGCGAACTTCGGGAGAAAAACAAAGCGGCTTTAATCTGCTATGTTACCGCCGGGGATCCCGATATCGACTTGACCGAGCAGATCATTGACCACCTGGAGGCAAGCAGTGTCGACATGGTGGAAATCGGCATACCCTTTTCGGACCCCATGGCGGACGGGCCGGTGATCCAGGCTGCCTCGGAACGGGCTCTTGCTAACTCGACATCCCTCTCCGACGTGCTTTCGCTTGTTAAAAGGATAAGGTCCCGCTCGGATATTCCCGTGATACTTTTCGGCTACTACAACCCTTTTTTCTCCTATGGTACCGAGCGATTCGCGCGCGACGCCCGCGAGGCGGGAGCGGACGGAGTTCTGGTCGTTGATCTTCCGCCCGAGGAAGCCGGGGAACTGAACGTCCATGTCGAGCAAGAGGGGCTTGACCGCATTTTTTTGCTTGCCCCTACGAGTACCGAAGAAAGGATAGAGATGGTGTCGCAAAACGCCTCGGGTTTTATCTACGTGGTTTCGGTCACCGGGGTCACAGGAGCACGTCCTGACATGGACTACGATCTCGAGGATCTGGTGGAAAGAATAAAGCACCGCTCTGAGCTTCCCGTCGGGGTAGGTTTCGGGGTGTCCTCCGCACGCCAGGCTGCCGCGATAGCCTCTTTTTCCGATGCTGTTATCGTGGGGAGCGCCCTTGTGAGAATAATCGAGAGCGGTGGAGAGGGAAGGCAGGAAATGCTAGGCAGGATTTCAAGCTTCACAGAGGAACTTAGCGCCGCCTGCTACAGATAG
- a CDS encoding N-acetyl-gamma-glutamyl-phosphate reductase, which translates to MKLKTAILGVTGYVGQQLLSLLARHPNIDLRVLTSEKFSGRRADEAFPHLLGYSDIILSPVSKIRDSEPLDLLFSCLPGGTSSVFVRKFLEKGVRVIDLSSDLRFSDPADYSQAHGVAPRFPELLSQAVYGLSELNRERIKNAPLIANAGCYSTCVSLAIVPFLKEYEVENDIIVDIKSSFSTSGRAPKPESHYTEVKEDVSARGAGGDDQKHEILRVLDDFCGVKKKLLFFNTRIPVKRGIMATSYLRLRSETSPDEVRELYAGFYRDDAFVRVCDEPPGMASVSGSNYISLGFCEREGHFVIVSVLDNLMKGAAGQAVQNMNIAFGFSEDTGLGQVPLFP; encoded by the coding sequence ATGAAACTCAAGACGGCAATTCTGGGAGTTACGGGTTATGTCGGCCAGCAGCTTCTTTCCCTTCTGGCGCGCCATCCTAACATTGATCTGCGGGTGCTTACGTCTGAGAAGTTCTCGGGCAGGAGGGCGGATGAGGCGTTTCCGCATCTTTTGGGCTACTCGGATATTATCCTAAGTCCCGTATCGAAAATTCGTGACTCAGAACCTCTCGATCTTCTGTTCTCCTGTCTTCCCGGGGGAACCTCTTCTGTTTTCGTGCGGAAGTTCCTTGAGAAGGGCGTAAGGGTGATTGATCTCAGCTCCGACTTAAGATTCTCTGACCCTGCCGACTACTCCCAGGCTCACGGCGTAGCGCCGCGCTTTCCCGAACTTCTCTCTCAAGCGGTCTACGGACTTAGCGAACTTAACCGCGAGAGAATAAAAAACGCCCCGTTGATTGCTAACGCGGGTTGCTACTCTACCTGCGTTTCTCTCGCCATAGTGCCTTTTCTTAAAGAGTATGAAGTGGAAAACGACATTATAGTGGACATAAAGTCCTCTTTTTCGACTTCGGGACGAGCGCCGAAACCCGAGAGTCACTACACCGAGGTAAAGGAGGACGTATCCGCCCGTGGGGCTGGAGGGGATGACCAGAAACATGAGATTCTTCGCGTGCTCGACGATTTCTGCGGCGTGAAGAAGAAACTGCTTTTCTTTAATACACGTATTCCGGTTAAAAGGGGAATAATGGCCACTTCGTATCTCAGGCTCCGCTCGGAGACCTCCCCCGATGAGGTAAGGGAACTTTACGCCGGGTTCTACAGAGATGATGCTTTCGTCCGGGTCTGCGACGAGCCGCCCGGAATGGCGTCTGTTTCCGGTTCCAACTATATCTCTTTGGGTTTCTGCGAGCGGGAAGGGCACTTTGTCATCGTCTCGGTTCTTGACAATCTCATGAAGGGAGCCGCGGGCCAGGCCGTTCAGAACATGAATATAGCCTTTGGATTTTCCGAGGACACTGGACTCGGACAAGTTCCCCTTTTCCCGTGA
- a CDS encoding CPBP family intramembrane metalloprotease: MKRLLPKNLAIPFAAYGVVIVAIIISRAAIGREYALLLSAGFMLWVPFLLGRGAVDVLRFDLRGLVRGAVISIAVLFSYLICLYLFSAYLGKTVRFVEPTALFVLTHLVVIAFPEEFFFRGYLQRTLGNGWGAIIAASVLFALAHLLVICVFSGGAYCAQNALTFFPSLVMGYLYMRTGNIWSSVFFHFAANIVYLSFRLA; encoded by the coding sequence GTGAAACGACTTCTTCCGAAAAACCTTGCGATACCGTTTGCCGCCTACGGGGTGGTGATAGTGGCGATCATAATCTCAAGAGCCGCGATTGGCCGTGAGTACGCCCTTTTACTCTCGGCGGGGTTCATGCTCTGGGTTCCGTTTCTGCTTGGCCGCGGCGCGGTGGATGTTTTGAGGTTTGATCTGCGGGGACTGGTTCGGGGAGCGGTAATTTCTATTGCGGTGCTTTTCTCCTACCTGATCTGCCTATACCTTTTTTCAGCCTATTTGGGAAAAACGGTTAGATTCGTTGAACCGACGGCGCTTTTCGTGCTCACGCACCTTGTAGTTATCGCGTTTCCCGAGGAGTTTTTCTTCAGGGGATACCTTCAGAGAACTCTCGGCAACGGATGGGGCGCGATTATTGCGGCAAGTGTGCTTTTCGCCTTGGCGCATCTTCTCGTGATCTGCGTATTCTCCGGTGGGGCCTACTGCGCGCAGAACGCCCTTACCTTTTTCCCTTCGCTTGTCATGGGGTACCTATACATGAGAACCGGAAACATCTGGTCAAGCGTCTTCTTTCACTTCGCCGCAAATATCGTTTACCTGTCTTTTAGACTTGCTTAG
- a CDS encoding NAD+ synthase, whose amino-acid sequence MKQLRTGLSQINPSVGDITGNTKKITKVIEAARGLDIDILCFPELSVTGYPPEDLLLKPEFIDDNIRALDEIKKHCPDNMVVIVGFVDKKDDIFNSAAVIQRGELIDVYHKLRLPNYGVFDENRYFQSERRFPVYSMGKMTFGVTICEDIWYPGEPIRSQVLLGNAQIIFNLSASPYYMGKPLARERMLATRAVDYNTIIAYCNMVGGQDELVFDGNSMLIDEKGNIVATARHFEEDMLVCDVNTERVYKSRLNTPTIRKTRYELSFEENQLETFTLKTTKTKRKVKIPGKQTDPSGDPLKCAFSALVLGTGDYIRKNGFEKVVIGLSGGIDSSLTTVIATEAVGPSKVVGVSMPSMYSSKGSVTDAKKLAHNLGIELLSIPIEDVFRCYEEMFAEFFSGMESDVTEENIQARIRGNILMALSNKFGWLVLATSNKSELAVGYSTLYGDMSGGFAVIKDVPKTMVYELSHYYNRLRGKQIIPKSVIEKPPSAELCPDQKDIDSLPEYDTLDRILKAYVEDGLGVDDIVKLGEKRSVVRRVIRMVNTNEYKRRQSAPGIKITSLAFGKDRRFPITNLYKK is encoded by the coding sequence ATGAAACAGTTGCGGACCGGGCTCTCCCAGATCAACCCGAGCGTGGGGGATATAACCGGAAACACTAAGAAAATAACCAAAGTGATCGAGGCGGCGCGAGGTCTCGATATAGACATTTTGTGTTTCCCCGAGCTTTCCGTGACCGGCTATCCCCCCGAGGATCTTCTTCTTAAACCCGAGTTCATCGACGACAACATCCGGGCGCTTGACGAAATAAAGAAGCACTGTCCGGACAACATGGTCGTCATAGTGGGCTTTGTCGATAAAAAGGACGACATATTCAACTCGGCAGCCGTAATCCAGAGAGGAGAACTAATCGACGTATACCACAAACTCCGCCTTCCCAACTACGGAGTGTTCGACGAGAACCGCTATTTCCAGTCAGAAAGACGGTTTCCCGTTTACTCCATGGGAAAAATGACTTTCGGGGTTACGATCTGCGAGGACATATGGTATCCCGGAGAACCTATAAGAAGCCAAGTTCTGCTGGGAAACGCCCAGATCATATTCAACCTCTCGGCTTCACCCTACTACATGGGAAAGCCTCTGGCGAGGGAGAGGATGCTCGCCACAAGGGCGGTTGACTACAACACAATAATAGCCTACTGCAACATGGTCGGCGGGCAGGACGAGCTTGTGTTTGACGGAAACAGCATGTTGATAGATGAAAAAGGCAACATCGTCGCCACTGCACGACATTTCGAAGAAGACATGCTGGTCTGCGACGTTAACACCGAAAGGGTTTACAAATCAAGGCTTAACACTCCGACCATAAGAAAGACAAGATACGAGCTCTCCTTCGAGGAAAACCAGCTCGAAACATTCACGCTTAAGACTACGAAAACAAAGCGGAAAGTGAAAATCCCGGGGAAACAGACTGATCCTTCAGGAGATCCTTTAAAATGCGCCTTCTCGGCACTTGTCCTCGGCACCGGGGATTACATAAGAAAAAACGGCTTTGAAAAGGTGGTGATTGGGTTAAGCGGCGGGATAGATTCTTCGCTTACAACCGTCATTGCCACAGAAGCCGTCGGACCCTCAAAAGTCGTCGGAGTTTCCATGCCTTCAATGTACAGTTCCAAGGGAAGCGTCACTGATGCGAAAAAGCTCGCGCACAATCTCGGAATCGAACTTTTAAGCATTCCCATAGAAGACGTCTTCAGGTGCTACGAGGAAATGTTCGCCGAGTTTTTCTCCGGAATGGAGTCAGACGTAACGGAAGAGAACATCCAGGCGAGGATAAGAGGAAATATCCTCATGGCGCTTTCAAACAAGTTCGGGTGGCTCGTGCTTGCCACATCGAACAAAAGTGAACTCGCGGTCGGCTATTCTACCCTCTACGGCGATATGTCAGGGGGATTCGCGGTGATAAAGGACGTGCCCAAAACCATGGTTTACGAACTTTCCCATTATTACAACCGTCTTCGGGGAAAGCAGATAATACCAAAATCAGTAATTGAAAAACCCCCTTCAGCCGAACTTTGCCCCGACCAGAAAGACATCGACTCGCTTCCCGAATACGACACGCTCGACAGGATACTGAAAGCCTATGTGGAAGACGGCCTCGGGGTCGACGACATAGTAAAGCTCGGGGAGAAAAGAAGCGTCGTGCGGAGAGTAATCAGAATGGTTAACACCAACGAATACAAAAGAAGGCAGAGCGCTCCAGGGATAAAAATAACGTCCCTTGCCTTCGGAAAGGACCGTCGCTTCCCGATAACCAACCTCTACAAAAAATAA
- a CDS encoding biotin--[acetyl-CoA-carboxylase] ligase has translation MEISRIRKHLQAEKVGGQLFVFNELGSTNDVLRELVAEGSDADGTVVVSDSQTGGRGRLGRKWVSPGGMNLYLSALFRPEVSPKISSVFTFLASCALVEVFSAYGVDAEIKWPNDILVGGKKISGVLTELGTSGGAIDYLVIGIGVNLNLPEEFIRSEMEDISEKTTSLSILLGEEVNREKFCAELINALDRFYGEFRRRGTGAIVDTWIEMWGFLGKEVSVDVSGEVVSGVVERVDANGFLYLRTDEGDLRKVITGDTVF, from the coding sequence ATGGAAATTTCGAGAATAAGAAAACATCTTCAAGCGGAAAAAGTTGGCGGGCAGCTTTTTGTTTTCAATGAGTTAGGTTCCACAAATGACGTCCTGCGTGAACTCGTAGCGGAAGGCTCAGACGCGGACGGAACGGTAGTGGTTTCCGATTCGCAGACCGGGGGCAGGGGACGGCTTGGGCGAAAGTGGGTATCTCCCGGGGGCATGAATCTTTATCTCTCCGCCTTGTTTCGCCCGGAGGTCTCTCCGAAGATATCCTCCGTCTTTACCTTCCTTGCGTCCTGCGCCCTTGTCGAGGTTTTCTCAGCCTATGGCGTGGACGCCGAGATAAAGTGGCCGAACGATATTCTTGTCGGCGGGAAGAAAATTTCGGGGGTGCTCACGGAACTTGGAACCTCCGGCGGCGCTATCGACTATCTCGTAATCGGCATCGGGGTTAATCTCAATTTGCCTGAGGAATTCATCCGCAGTGAAATGGAGGATATTTCAGAGAAAACCACCTCTCTTTCTATACTCCTCGGAGAGGAAGTTAACAGGGAGAAGTTCTGCGCGGAGCTTATTAACGCCCTTGACCGGTTCTACGGGGAGTTTCGTCGCCGCGGGACAGGGGCGATTGTGGATACGTGGATCGAGATGTGGGGATTTCTGGGAAAGGAGGTATCCGTAGACGTCTCGGGAGAGGTTGTAAGCGGAGTCGTGGAACGCGTCGATGCAAATGGATTTCTTTACCTGAGAACGGATGAAGGCGACCTTCGCAAGGTGATTACTGGAGATACTGTTTTTTAG